Proteins encoded in a region of the Gulosibacter sediminis genome:
- a CDS encoding DUF4333 domain-containing protein: protein MTHDAAEPGEPQPNRGAMPPLPPMAQPGQASETQASAAQAQQPQPSQRQPSTAAQGPQPQGAQQAQPQQSPSTQPHQPAQRQQDAQRQYGVPARGQSYGQPGQPGPIQPGQPQQGPSLSSQLGGTAATQPQHPGAAAYPRPAHPTAGQPGQAPASAAPAEPKRKRNRAVPWLVLGLPIMLVVGVIAGYLLATNYNSFDNRAVEDSVAQVLRNDYGLSDLRSVDCPNWIKVEQGQSFQCEFEYAGGTQTVTVTQGSQSGQLVVGAPE, encoded by the coding sequence ATGACGCACGACGCAGCCGAACCCGGCGAGCCGCAGCCGAACCGCGGCGCCATGCCGCCGCTGCCGCCCATGGCGCAGCCGGGGCAGGCGAGCGAGACGCAGGCGAGCGCCGCGCAGGCACAGCAGCCGCAGCCATCCCAACGGCAGCCGTCGACTGCGGCTCAGGGCCCGCAGCCGCAGGGCGCACAGCAAGCGCAGCCCCAGCAGTCGCCTTCGACCCAGCCCCACCAGCCAGCCCAGCGCCAGCAGGATGCGCAGCGCCAGTACGGCGTGCCGGCGCGCGGCCAGTCCTACGGCCAGCCTGGGCAGCCCGGCCCCATCCAGCCCGGCCAGCCCCAGCAGGGCCCCTCGCTCTCGAGCCAGCTCGGCGGCACGGCGGCGACGCAACCGCAGCATCCGGGCGCCGCGGCGTACCCCCGCCCCGCGCATCCGACCGCCGGGCAGCCGGGCCAGGCCCCCGCATCCGCCGCCCCGGCCGAGCCGAAGCGCAAGCGCAACCGCGCGGTGCCGTGGCTCGTGCTCGGCCTGCCGATCATGCTCGTCGTCGGCGTCATCGCCGGCTACCTGCTCGCGACGAACTACAACTCGTTCGACAACCGCGCGGTCGAGGACTCGGTGGCGCAGGTGCTGCGCAACGACTACGGCCTGAGCGACTTGCGCTCGGTCGACTGCCCGAACTGGATCAAGGTCGAGCAGGGCCAGTCGTTCCAGTGCGAGTTCGAGTACGCGGGCGGCACGCAGACCGTCACGGTGACGCAGGGCTCGCAGTCGGGCCAGCTCGTCGTCGGCGCCCCCGAATAA
- a CDS encoding MFS transporter: MTTQNSPTSNIEVGATRQLSTKEANKVALGALIGTALEWYDFFLFSAAAALVFNVHFFASEDATAAAMASFATFGVGLVARPIGGIIFGHLGDRIGRRKVLMITIVGIGIVTGLIGALPDFAAIGIAAPILLVLLRIAQGLFVGGEWSGAMTIVVENAPLERRAIYAAIPQIGSPIGTIFSSGGFFLVVKFLSEDTFNSWGWRIPFLAAIPLLFIAIYIRSKLEESPVFKELVESGETVKSPLAETLKRSWKQIIVGMAAALLGVGGFYLVTSFIVWYGTNILGYSSDLMLLGSMIAAVVEIPVLITGGRLGARFGASKVIFWGGLASAIAAVPAFFMIVSGVEILVIIGMTLAVAALSFPYAASGTVLTGLFPAKTRYTGVGLAQNTAGMLSGFVPMVATGTVAAAGDHWWPALALLVFLSLFTAVAGLIAPRLSVNLPGFKH; the protein is encoded by the coding sequence ATGACAACCCAAAACTCCCCCACCTCAAACATTGAGGTCGGCGCAACCCGACAGCTCAGCACCAAAGAAGCGAACAAGGTTGCGCTCGGTGCGCTGATCGGCACCGCCCTCGAGTGGTACGACTTCTTCCTGTTCTCGGCCGCCGCGGCGCTCGTGTTCAACGTGCACTTCTTCGCGTCGGAAGACGCGACCGCGGCCGCGATGGCCTCGTTCGCCACCTTCGGTGTCGGCCTCGTCGCCCGCCCCATCGGTGGCATCATCTTCGGCCACCTCGGTGACCGCATCGGCCGCCGCAAGGTGCTCATGATCACCATCGTCGGCATCGGCATCGTCACCGGCCTCATCGGTGCGCTGCCCGACTTCGCCGCGATCGGCATCGCCGCCCCGATCCTGCTCGTGCTGCTGCGCATCGCGCAGGGTCTGTTCGTGGGTGGCGAGTGGTCGGGCGCCATGACGATCGTCGTCGAGAACGCGCCGCTTGAGCGCCGCGCCATCTACGCTGCGATCCCCCAGATCGGCTCGCCGATCGGCACCATCTTCTCGTCGGGCGGCTTCTTCCTCGTCGTGAAGTTCCTCTCCGAGGACACCTTCAACTCGTGGGGCTGGCGCATCCCGTTCCTCGCCGCGATTCCGCTGCTGTTCATCGCGATCTACATCCGTTCAAAGCTCGAAGAGTCGCCGGTGTTCAAGGAGCTCGTCGAGTCGGGCGAGACCGTGAAGAGCCCGCTCGCCGAGACGCTGAAGCGCTCGTGGAAGCAGATCATCGTCGGCATGGCCGCCGCCCTCCTCGGCGTCGGTGGCTTCTACCTCGTCACGTCGTTCATCGTCTGGTACGGCACGAACATCCTCGGCTACTCGAGCGACCTCATGCTGCTCGGCAGCATGATCGCCGCCGTCGTCGAGATCCCCGTGCTCATCACCGGTGGCCGCCTCGGCGCCCGCTTCGGCGCGAGCAAGGTGATCTTCTGGGGTGGCCTCGCCTCGGCCATCGCCGCGGTGCCCGCGTTCTTCATGATCGTCTCGGGCGTCGAGATCCTCGTGATCATCGGCATGACCCTCGCGGTCGCCGCGCTGTCGTTCCCCTACGCCGCCTCGGGCACCGTGCTCACCGGCCTGTTCCCCGCGAAGACTCGCTACACCGGCGTCGGCCTCGCGCAGAACACCGCGGGCATGCTCTCGGGCTTCGTGCCGATGGTCGCCACCGGCACCGTCGCGGCCGCCGGCGACCACTGGTGGCCGGCCCTCGCGCTGCTCGTCTTCCTGTCGCTGTTCACCGCCGTCGCCGGCCTCATCGCGCCGCGCCTCAGCGTGAACCTGCCCGGCTTCAAGCACTAG
- a CDS encoding DUF7059 domain-containing protein — MTSIVQFDDPTDAPATDDQARLDRIREALGEAGYTVDGVEALLGADAAAALHRDLLVPAIFVLERDADKNPPLAALIRLFLLAEPVPFAELPAADELLAARILTDPAADGTVTPRFDIRPYAVASGDDTVDLFVASDLGGLQVPADQPLRRDHVVGIGPATTNLAQLTPRQPVSAALDLGVGMGVQTMHLLQHAERVVATDISERAIEFAHFNLLLNAPALGLDPANLAARVSLRTGDLLEPVTGEEFDLVVTNPPFVITPRREGEDASEQYTYRDGGRPGDRLVEDLIRGLGAHLTRGGIAVMLGNWEVHEDDENWHSRLETWPGEEADLWVIEREHAEPIEYADMWLKDAAENRELDSWREQFTRYLADFESRSVESIGMGMLLLHRPETPGVEPVRRFETLPHQLEQPLGERIRVTFDADDWLRERSDDDLADETLVVAGDVTEERWTLPGNPDPSAILLRQGGGFRRTFPESTELASFVSVCDGELTARQILVAIAALLEVDEDALLASVLADARTLVSLGFLRPAWM; from the coding sequence GTGACTTCCATCGTGCAGTTTGACGACCCGACCGACGCGCCCGCGACCGACGATCAGGCGCGACTCGACCGCATCCGCGAGGCCCTCGGCGAGGCCGGCTACACCGTCGACGGCGTCGAGGCGCTGCTCGGGGCCGATGCCGCCGCAGCGCTGCACCGCGACCTGCTCGTGCCCGCGATCTTCGTGCTCGAGCGTGACGCCGACAAGAACCCGCCGCTCGCCGCGCTCATCCGGCTGTTCCTGCTCGCCGAGCCCGTGCCGTTCGCCGAGCTGCCGGCGGCCGACGAGCTGCTTGCCGCGCGCATCCTGACCGACCCCGCCGCCGACGGCACCGTGACGCCGCGCTTCGACATTCGGCCCTACGCCGTCGCCTCGGGCGACGACACGGTCGATCTGTTCGTCGCGAGCGACCTCGGTGGCCTGCAGGTGCCCGCCGACCAGCCGCTGCGCCGCGACCACGTCGTCGGCATCGGCCCCGCGACGACGAACCTCGCGCAGCTCACGCCGCGCCAGCCGGTGTCGGCGGCGCTCGACCTCGGGGTGGGGATGGGCGTGCAGACGATGCACCTGCTGCAGCACGCCGAGCGCGTGGTCGCCACCGACATCTCCGAGCGGGCGATCGAGTTTGCGCACTTCAACCTGCTGCTCAACGCGCCGGCGCTCGGGCTCGACCCGGCGAACCTTGCGGCGCGGGTGTCGCTGCGCACCGGCGACCTGCTCGAGCCCGTGACGGGCGAGGAGTTCGACCTCGTCGTGACGAACCCGCCGTTCGTCATCACGCCCCGCCGCGAGGGTGAAGACGCGAGCGAGCAGTACACGTACCGCGACGGCGGCCGCCCCGGCGATCGCCTCGTCGAAGACCTCATTCGCGGCCTCGGCGCGCACCTCACCCGCGGCGGCATCGCCGTGATGCTCGGCAACTGGGAGGTGCACGAGGACGACGAGAACTGGCACTCGCGCCTCGAGACCTGGCCGGGCGAGGAGGCCGACCTCTGGGTGATCGAGCGCGAGCACGCCGAGCCGATCGAATACGCCGACATGTGGCTCAAGGACGCGGCCGAGAACCGCGAGCTCGACAGCTGGCGCGAGCAGTTCACGCGCTACCTCGCCGACTTTGAGTCGCGCAGCGTTGAGTCGATCGGCATGGGCATGCTGCTGCTGCACCGCCCCGAGACGCCCGGTGTCGAGCCGGTGCGCCGCTTCGAGACGCTGCCACACCAGCTCGAGCAGCCGCTCGGCGAGCGAATTCGCGTCACCTTCGACGCCGACGACTGGCTGCGCGAGCGCAGCGACGACGACCTCGCCGACGAGACGCTCGTCGTCGCGGGCGACGTCACCGAGGAGCGCTGGACGCTGCCCGGCAACCCCGACCCCTCGGCGATCCTGCTGCGCCAGGGCGGCGGTTTCCGCCGCACCTTCCCTGAGTCGACCGAGCTCGCCTCGTTCGTGTCGGTCTGCGACGGCGAGCTCACGGCCCGCCAGATCCTCGTCGCGATCGCCGCGCTGCTTGAGGTCGACGAGGATGCGCTGCTCGCCTCGGTGCTCGCGGACGCCCGCACCCTCGTCTCCCTCGGCTTCCTCCGCCCCGCCTGGATGTAG
- a CDS encoding helix-turn-helix domain-containing protein, with protein MMQDTPAQPDQSPTPVAKAEFPELAEAAGIATIDFANWPQPGDRRRWRELLGRVEAEHLAERYLVAVREVPEYRDPRIPLSEIRRIAYLSFDALLATLTAGDASQLIAIADEVGATRARAQIPMASLMTAIRLDFALIWNEIVTVSAPEDADLLLRHSMLVWRVVDTYARATQESYLDEVRRQSDLAALARRALITELFQSPPPPPERCASIATELGILPEATLTVAVATGGSVSALSTAVTHLERIGLEVFTNFSGQSLLAFFSQRGVPARVVQDALAELREVELGLIAEVDGFAGLHDAAELASALGGLAEPGTGRALTPARDWAKLLRRHLEERRLSIADDIAAALADCGVAERGNLESAVRAYLRCGNVAEAASETFCHRNTLTNRLNRFHELTGVDVTVPEQAARVVLSWA; from the coding sequence ATGATGCAGGACACCCCCGCACAGCCTGACCAGTCACCGACGCCCGTCGCGAAAGCCGAGTTCCCCGAGCTCGCCGAAGCGGCCGGCATCGCGACGATCGATTTCGCGAACTGGCCGCAGCCGGGCGACCGCCGCCGGTGGCGCGAACTGCTCGGCCGAGTCGAGGCCGAGCACCTCGCCGAGCGCTACCTCGTCGCGGTGCGCGAGGTGCCCGAGTATCGCGACCCGCGCATCCCGCTCAGCGAGATTCGCCGCATCGCCTACCTTTCATTCGACGCGCTGCTCGCAACGCTGACGGCGGGTGACGCGAGCCAGCTCATCGCGATCGCGGATGAGGTGGGCGCGACCCGCGCGCGGGCCCAGATTCCGATGGCCTCGCTCATGACGGCGATTCGCCTCGACTTCGCGCTCATCTGGAACGAGATCGTCACGGTTTCGGCGCCGGAGGACGCCGACCTGCTGCTGCGGCACTCGATGCTCGTCTGGCGCGTCGTCGACACCTACGCCCGCGCGACGCAGGAGTCGTACCTCGACGAGGTGCGCCGGCAGTCCGACCTCGCCGCGCTCGCCCGCCGCGCGCTCATCACCGAGCTGTTCCAGTCGCCGCCGCCCCCGCCCGAGCGCTGCGCCTCGATCGCGACCGAGCTCGGCATCCTGCCCGAGGCGACCCTCACGGTCGCCGTCGCGACGGGCGGCTCGGTGTCGGCCCTGAGCACCGCGGTGACGCACCTCGAGCGCATCGGCCTCGAGGTGTTCACGAACTTCAGCGGCCAGAGCCTGCTCGCGTTCTTCAGCCAGCGCGGTGTGCCGGCGAGGGTCGTGCAGGATGCGCTGGCCGAGCTGCGCGAGGTCGAGCTCGGCCTGATCGCCGAGGTCGACGGCTTCGCCGGCCTGCACGACGCCGCCGAGCTCGCGTCAGCCCTCGGCGGCCTCGCCGAGCCGGGCACGGGCCGCGCGCTCACGCCCGCGCGCGACTGGGCGAAGCTGCTGCGGCGACACCTCGAGGAGCGCCGGCTCAGCATCGCCGACGACATCGCGGCCGCGCTCGCGGACTGCGGTGTTGCCGAGCGCGGCAACCTCGAGTCGGCGGTGCGCGCGTACCTGCGCTGCGGCAACGTGGCCGAGGCCGCGAGCGAGACGTTCTGCCACCGCAACACGTTGACCAACCGGCTCAACCGCTTTCACGAGCTCACCGGCGTCGACGTGACCGTGCCCGAGCAGGCCGCGCGGGTCGTGCTCAGCTGGGCGTAG
- a CDS encoding LLM class flavin-dependent oxidoreductase: protein MTVFSVLDLIPLNATQTPKEALADSHALVQRADALGYERYWVAEHHNSGAIASTAPAVALAYLGTGTERIRLGSGGVMLPNHSPLVIAEQFALLEAMYPGRVDVGLGRAPGTDPITARALRRDMSRETVDRYPSDVLELAGYLGDVHEQVDPEVFKKLRAAAEVPNTPEIWLLGSSLYSAELAGVLGMAYSYANHFAMNGNPVQALDHYRENFRPSAALAEPKAMVSASVLVADNIEEGRRLDLPTRVFKYQLFAGEIGPTMTPEDAKTFSERVVNGDLWKRAAGSQHVGPADLVADGLKRLVQVTGADELILQPNGYDFATREHSLVELAREFGLDAATE from the coding sequence ATGACTGTGTTCTCGGTGCTCGACCTCATTCCGCTTAACGCCACGCAGACACCGAAGGAGGCGCTCGCCGACTCGCACGCGCTGGTGCAGCGGGCGGATGCGCTCGGGTACGAGCGCTACTGGGTCGCCGAACACCACAACTCGGGCGCGATCGCGTCGACCGCCCCGGCCGTGGCGCTCGCGTACCTCGGCACCGGCACCGAGCGCATCCGCCTCGGCTCGGGCGGCGTGATGCTGCCGAACCACTCGCCGCTCGTCATCGCCGAGCAGTTCGCGCTGCTCGAGGCGATGTACCCGGGCCGCGTCGACGTCGGGCTCGGCCGGGCGCCCGGCACCGACCCGATCACGGCGCGAGCGCTGCGCCGCGACATGTCGCGCGAGACGGTCGACCGCTATCCGTCGGATGTGCTCGAGCTCGCCGGCTACCTCGGCGACGTGCACGAGCAGGTCGACCCCGAGGTGTTCAAGAAGCTGCGCGCGGCCGCCGAGGTGCCGAACACCCCCGAGATCTGGTTGCTCGGCTCGAGCCTCTACTCGGCCGAGCTCGCCGGTGTGCTCGGCATGGCGTACTCGTACGCGAACCACTTCGCGATGAACGGCAACCCCGTGCAGGCGCTCGACCACTACCGCGAGAACTTCCGCCCGTCGGCCGCGCTCGCCGAGCCGAAGGCGATGGTCTCGGCGTCGGTGCTCGTCGCCGACAACATCGAGGAGGGCCGCCGCCTCGACCTGCCGACTCGCGTGTTCAAGTACCAGTTGTTTGCCGGCGAGATCGGCCCGACCATGACACCGGAGGACGCGAAGACGTTCTCGGAGCGCGTCGTGAACGGCGACCTCTGGAAGCGCGCCGCCGGTAGCCAGCACGTCGGCCCCGCCGACCTCGTCGCCGACGGGCTCAAGCGCCTCGTGCAGGTCACCGGCGCCGACGAACTCATTCTGCAGCCGAACGGCTACGACTTCGCGACCCGCGAGCACTCGCTCGTCGAGCTCGCGCGCGAGTTCGGGCTGGACGCCGCCACCGAATAG
- a CDS encoding GNAT family N-acetyltransferase, producing MPVTSIRHASVADIDTLVSIHNQAWQETYAGKIPQHRIDELSSTDERRNDWVAALERAQHDPELHACIGFVDGTPAGFALAWPSADADAPRATELKLLYTLRIAHGTGLGRDLVDAVLGDRAAWLWMLDDNPRAERFYAKLGFARFEEPVWRWPHAVKPDVRLARDAQGPAAPRLALEHPATARTQEAFA from the coding sequence ATGCCAGTTACCAGCATTCGACACGCATCCGTGGCCGACATCGACACCCTGGTGAGCATCCATAACCAGGCATGGCAAGAGACCTACGCGGGCAAGATTCCCCAGCACCGCATCGACGAACTCAGCAGCACCGACGAGCGCCGTAACGACTGGGTCGCCGCCCTTGAGCGCGCCCAGCACGACCCCGAGCTGCACGCCTGCATCGGCTTCGTCGACGGCACGCCCGCCGGCTTCGCGCTCGCCTGGCCCTCGGCCGACGCCGATGCGCCCCGCGCCACCGAACTCAAGCTGCTCTACACGCTCCGCATCGCTCATGGCACCGGCCTCGGCCGGGACCTCGTCGACGCCGTGCTCGGCGACCGCGCCGCCTGGCTCTGGATGCTCGACGACAACCCGCGCGCCGAGCGCTTCTACGCGAAGCTCGGCTTCGCCCGCTTCGAGGAGCCGGTCTGGCGCTGGCCCCACGCCGTGAAGCCCGACGTGCGTCTCGCGCGCGACGCGCAGGGCCCGGCCGC
- a CDS encoding trypsin-like serine peptidase, which yields MRAWGRTRGRAVLATVVALATAALSGCAVSNIDASSSDNGYSPFLPEVHSDDSGLRQEFEATPQESHEFWSDPERRDNAEGMDYQTPDNGLPPGPGDPATGAYLSATDAMPADPQGYGDVSDAEVFDRGGLGASTFGRLYFTFDGGDTYVCSATVVNSTSGSIIATAAHCAAQTDGSGQLAQSMYFIPGDRDNGRETPYGTWAATEMVVPQQFIDGAITDKSGMLTSEEGWNYDFAFIKLEEQNGQTIQEVTGAQGIAFGVPVDYLTQVGYPSAAPYDGTEEYMCASTQFQSNWQGGYAHSCTMTQGSSGGGWLSDYDATTGTGYLVGVTSTVDEIRGTANTPVLGQTALDLYTDLDEG from the coding sequence ATGCGCGCTTGGGGCCGAACTCGCGGCCGAGCAGTGCTCGCCACCGTCGTGGCGCTCGCCACCGCGGCGCTCAGCGGCTGCGCGGTGAGCAACATCGACGCCTCCTCCTCTGACAACGGTTACTCGCCGTTCCTGCCCGAGGTGCACAGCGACGACTCGGGCCTGCGCCAGGAGTTTGAGGCGACCCCGCAGGAGTCGCACGAGTTCTGGTCTGACCCCGAACGGCGCGACAACGCCGAGGGCATGGACTACCAGACCCCCGACAACGGCCTGCCCCCGGGCCCCGGCGACCCCGCCACCGGCGCCTATCTCTCGGCGACCGACGCGATGCCAGCCGACCCGCAGGGCTACGGCGATGTCTCCGACGCCGAGGTGTTCGACCGCGGCGGGCTCGGCGCATCCACCTTCGGCCGCCTCTACTTCACCTTCGACGGCGGCGACACCTATGTCTGCTCCGCCACGGTCGTGAACTCGACCTCGGGCAGCATCATCGCGACCGCCGCGCACTGCGCCGCGCAGACCGACGGCTCGGGCCAGCTCGCGCAGTCGATGTACTTCATCCCGGGCGATCGCGACAACGGCCGCGAAACCCCGTACGGCACCTGGGCCGCAACCGAGATGGTCGTGCCGCAGCAGTTCATCGACGGCGCGATCACCGACAAGTCGGGCATGCTCACGAGCGAAGAGGGCTGGAACTACGACTTCGCCTTCATCAAGCTCGAGGAGCAGAACGGCCAGACGATCCAAGAGGTCACCGGCGCGCAGGGCATCGCCTTCGGCGTGCCCGTCGACTACCTCACCCAGGTCGGCTACCCCTCGGCCGCGCCGTACGACGGCACCGAGGAGTACATGTGCGCCTCGACCCAGTTTCAGTCGAACTGGCAGGGCGGCTACGCGCACTCGTGCACCATGACGCAGGGTTCGTCGGGCGGCGGCTGGCTCAGCGACTACGACGCGACCACGGGCACCGGCTACCTCGTCGGCGTCACCTCGACCGTCGACGAGATTCGCGGCACCGCGAACACGCCGGTGCTCGGGCAGACGGCGCTCGACCTCTACACCGACCTGGATGAGGGGTAG
- a CDS encoding thiamine pyrophosphate-dependent enzyme: protein MQSAGHLMVQTLEAHGVERVYTVPGESFLDILDGLHDSSISTVVCRQEGGAGFMALAEGRLGNTDGAVLPGVAMVTRGPGAANAMIAVHTAYQDATALVLFVGLVPIRDRSRESFQEFSIHSWFGSTAKRVLTLEDADQAGSLVAEAMQVAASGRPGPVVIGVPEDVLRHTTAAEVPEVRPLAAPIPAEAELDALAERLRAASKPMLVVGGDAWHGDDGARVLAFAARAGVPVLADFRSYDAVPHHGEDAQRAWGGMLGYGRGASMAVALDEADLLLCVGCTRSDVMSEGYTAAMDAETVVALPDPSLLQHAGRLDQFILATPHTFAQALECLDGVDVRGSRDDTWMLGRADAQARFSTAPTEADPEAGLDLDVAFGELERALPADRAVTYGAGNATIWGHRYLSHASSASLVGARNGAMGLAVPAAIAAGFLRPDRPAVAVCGDGDFLMNGQEVATAVANHLPVLFLVVDNSRYGTIVQHQEREYPGRVSGTDLQNPDFGAWMRAYETDAAPAFGARVTSNEEFSAALGEALAALEHGPALLHLVIDRNTMPKNA from the coding sequence ATGCAGTCCGCCGGGCACCTCATGGTGCAGACACTGGAAGCCCATGGCGTCGAACGGGTTTACACCGTTCCGGGCGAAAGCTTCCTCGACATCCTCGACGGGCTGCATGACTCGAGCATCTCGACGGTGGTGTGCCGCCAGGAGGGCGGTGCCGGATTCATGGCGCTTGCCGAGGGTCGCCTCGGCAACACTGACGGCGCCGTCCTGCCCGGCGTCGCGATGGTTACCCGCGGGCCGGGTGCCGCCAACGCGATGATCGCCGTGCACACGGCGTACCAGGATGCGACCGCGCTCGTGCTCTTCGTCGGCCTTGTGCCGATCCGCGACCGCAGCCGCGAATCCTTCCAAGAATTTTCGATCCACAGCTGGTTCGGCTCGACCGCGAAGCGCGTGCTGACGCTCGAGGATGCCGACCAGGCTGGGAGCCTCGTCGCCGAGGCGATGCAGGTCGCCGCATCCGGCCGCCCCGGCCCCGTCGTCATCGGCGTGCCCGAGGACGTGCTGCGCCACACGACCGCCGCCGAGGTGCCCGAGGTGCGGCCGCTCGCCGCACCCATCCCGGCCGAGGCCGAGCTCGACGCGCTCGCCGAACGCCTGCGCGCCGCCTCGAAGCCGATGCTCGTCGTCGGCGGCGATGCCTGGCACGGCGACGACGGCGCCCGCGTGCTCGCTTTCGCCGCTCGCGCTGGCGTGCCGGTACTCGCGGATTTCCGCAGCTACGACGCCGTGCCGCACCACGGTGAGGATGCGCAGCGCGCCTGGGGCGGCATGCTTGGCTACGGCCGCGGCGCCTCGATGGCGGTCGCGCTCGACGAGGCCGACCTGCTCCTCTGCGTCGGCTGCACGCGCTCCGACGTCATGAGCGAGGGCTACACCGCGGCGATGGACGCCGAGACGGTCGTCGCGCTGCCCGACCCCTCGCTGCTGCAGCACGCGGGCCGACTCGACCAGTTCATCCTCGCCACCCCACACACCTTCGCGCAGGCGCTCGAGTGCCTCGACGGCGTCGACGTGCGCGGCTCGCGCGACGACACCTGGATGCTCGGCCGCGCCGACGCGCAGGCCCGCTTCAGCACTGCGCCGACCGAGGCCGACCCCGAGGCCGGTCTCGACCTCGACGTCGCGTTCGGCGAGCTCGAGCGCGCCCTGCCCGCCGACCGCGCCGTCACCTACGGCGCCGGCAACGCGACGATCTGGGGCCACCGCTACCTCTCGCACGCGAGCTCAGCGAGCCTCGTAGGCGCCCGCAACGGCGCGATGGGCCTGGCGGTGCCCGCGGCGATCGCCGCCGGCTTCCTGCGCCCCGATCGCCCCGCAGTCGCGGTGTGCGGTGACGGCGACTTTCTCATGAACGGCCAGGAGGTCGCGACCGCGGTGGCGAACCACCTGCCCGTGCTCTTCCTCGTCGTCGACAACTCGCGCTACGGCACGATCGTGCAGCACCAGGAGCGCGAGTACCCGGGCCGCGTCTCGGGCACCGACCTGCAGAACCCCGACTTCGGGGCCTGGATGCGCGCGTACGAGACCGACGCCGCGCCCGCGTTCGGCGCTCGGGTCACCTCGAACGAGGAGTTCAGCGCGGCGCTCGGTGAGGCGCTCGCCGCGCTCGAGCACGGCCCCGCGCTGCTCCACCTCGTGATTGACCGCAACACCATGCCGAAGAACGCCTAA